TAGGGTACCCAGGTAATTTAATGTGTTGATGTGTAATGGTTTAAGAAAATTTCTTACTCCCAAGAGATTATcctaaaatgaagaaattaacaAGGactgacttttttgttttctcttctctgggTGAAGCAGCTGGATTTCCTGTTGGCtatgcagcagctgctccagcatACACTCCCAGTGTCTACGCAGGAGCAAACCCAGCTTTCCCCAGTGGTAAGAAGGGACTCATACATCATACATACTTCATATACCACTGTAGTATCATTAAATGAGGCCTGGCTGATAAGCAGAAAAATGTGACAGTTTAGCAAATGATTGAGTCTATAACTAGTGGATGAAATGAAAGCATTCATTCTGTAGCAGTGTAGACAGACATTTATGTTTACTGAGCTACAAGCTCCAAGTTTCAGTCTGAAGACCTTTTTCAAGATGTAAAGTCAAGCATTTGCCACCTGACTCTGATATAGAGAAAATCAGTCAAACTGCATTAgtcatactaaaaaaaaaaagaaaagaaaagaaaagaaaagtcaaatcaCTCCAGCTGCTCTTCATCCACAGCCGGTTACTGGAAGAGACTTGTACATTTGAAAATTGTCAGCACTAATGTGAAGCGTCTTCCTCCCACTCCAGGCTATGCTCCAGGCACTCCTTTCAAAATGTCCTGCTCTCCCAACACAGGGACTGTCCCACCATACTCCTCCTCACCCAACCCCTACCCTGCTGCTGTTTACCCTGTCAGGAGCTCCTACCCCCAACAGAACCCATACGCCCAGGTCAGTACGTTTATGGTTTCAATGGCTGACAGACTTTGGCACTGGTTCTGGCTTTAAGAAGTTTCAGGGATTGGCCTCAAACTGGCGCTATAATTTCTAATCCTtggatgtttttgatgttgccatttcattttcatgtctttattcCTTTCTTCTGTGATCCAGGCATTAATACCCTCACAACAACAAGGCACTTACTACACACAGCCGCTGTATGCTGCTGCACCGCCTCATGTTATTCATCACACAACCGTGGTCCAGCCGAATGGGATGCCTGCAGCCATGTATGCCCCACCAATCCCTCCGCCCCGCCCCAACGGTGTTGCCATGGGGATGGTGGCTGGCACCACCATGGCCATGTCCGCTGGTAAACCACAGTGTTTTATCAATCTAATGTTTAATTAAGTTTTATATTCATTGTTGGTCGTCATGCCAACCAACCTCATTGTTTGCtagtgaaatattttattagGATTTTTTTGTAACAGATGCACAGGCgtcattcattttattacattattgtgGATTTGAAGAGAATTTTTTTCGAAGTTGGACATGAAGGAAttcaaatacatacacacatgagcAGAAGACATCTGGCAAAGGCTAAAACAGAGGGTTTATTGTTTCTTTAAGAAACAACATGATAACATTATGTGAAAACTATGTTCAGTATAATTTCCAAGTGTGAGAGATCACTATACACAGGTCAGTTGTGGTTAAAGATGAAAGAATCTGTAAATGTTGTGAAGTAACTGAAGTTAAAACAAATGATTCTCTATTGTCTTGTGTAACATGATTTATGATAAATATTGCTTAAAAAAGTTCATGTTTCAGACCTGATTTGATTAGACCTGAGGATGGAGCTTTAATTTAATGGCCTTCTTGATCATGCTTTTGCATTATCtgaatatataatacatataagTGTGGAGCAGGAGGATCACCTATGATCAATAAAATCCTCAGACTTTACTTTATATAGATTACAGACTATTTACTTATGAACATGATAAGATATACCATGTTTGACATTGATGGatgcatatttatatttagtGTCGTTTtggatgtgtttgtttaaatctgTGTATTATGTTTGTGCCCATGTGgctgtgtttatgtatttgttattttccGATGTTGGAGATCTCCTGCTCCTGTGTGTCAGATATCCATATTTGGATTATGTTAATGTGTTATGTTGTTAGATACTGGTAGATACAATAAAATTAAGTCAGTCATTCTTTCACATATTGAATAGAAAATATGGTTAATGGTGTTCACTCTGCTTCTCAGGAACTTTGTTGACGACTCCATCACCAGCGCCTGTTGCCCCCCACCAAGTCACGATGCCCACATATCGGCCTCCTGGCACACCCAGCTACAGCTATGTGCCCCCGCAGTGGTGAAGAGAGGGAAGCGTGAGTATGATGTGTGGATCTAAAACAATTCAGTAGAGATACATGCAGATTCAAACTTTGTATTTCTACGTGTTGTTCTCCCTGCAGGTCAGAAGATGGTAGATATGCATTCACACTCTACTCCAGTGTTTTTTGCTCTTGGTGAAGACCTGTTCTGCCAGTGTCTGCAACCAGTTACTCTTCTTCCAGCATAATGTGAatctaaaacacaaatacatagaAAGAGGCCCATTCAGACAGGGGGGAGGTGAAGAATAGGCTCGTCCCCATGACCCCCTCTTAACGGAATAAGACTGCATCCCACGCCACACCCCAGCGCCAGCACCCCTACAACCTGCCGCATATCTCACATCAAACAGCAAAGCCTCCATGCAAACTTTTTGTGGACTGTCATGCAGGTTTTTATAGTTTAAACTCTTAAGTGGTGAAAAGGGAGTttggaattgtttttttttttttgtttttttttttaatttgggaGAAGCGTACGGTGTTGaatgcatgtgtatatataaatatatgaagtATTGCTAGCTCAGTCTACCTGCTGTGACAGATGCAAAATCAACAAAAGGCACACATCCAAAGGAacttaaaaaagtaataatcTGCAATGCTGAATCACCAGTGACCATGTCTTAtatgtgaaagaaaagacaagaaacgTTTCTTCATGCAAAAACATACCTGCACAAATCAGTGCAGACTAAACTGTActattttcactgctttgtgttttggtaAGTGATGCtaggtttttattgtttctttcgGTGATGCAGTATATGCATTATGTCTTaccatttttgtattttaggaGAAAGGTTGAACTTTGAGTTTATGCCTCTGACTGATGGCCATACCtacacttcatcacttcatgtgttttatttttcctgccaTGCCACTCgttttaggaaaaaaaacccatctgaAGCAGCTTTTGTTTCCTGCTTGAAACACTTTTGGGTGATTTCTGTGTTAATTCACTTATTTTAGCTGCAAATATTAGTGGTGGGGAGCAAgcagaggatgttttttttattttttattatttgcaccgtgtgtgtgtgtgtgtgtgtgtgtgtgtgtgtgtgtgtgtgtgtgtctgtgtgtgtgtgtgagagagagagagtctatgtgtttgcatgaaagaggactaaaataaaaaccattaaaaatgtTGCCACAGTGTGACATGCTTTGCGTTTTTGACCTGTTACaataatcagtttgtccttagGTCTGAAGCGCTACATCATGAAATCACTGCTAACTGTGTACATGTTAGGGAAACATGATGTGGTTAAACTCCATTTGTGAAAAGCATTACTGAGTGAAGgcactaattaaaaaaaaaaaaacgttcatAAAGATATCTGACCTTTTGACATCGCTCGCTCGCTGTTATACCTCAAGGTTCCAGGCTGACCCACATATCACTGTTTCAGACATGCTTTTCTATGTTGCCTCAGTCACCTCAGTTAAATaatatgttttgtaaatgttatttttgtgattttggttCTTGTTTTGTATTCTAAAGaaagaccaaaaataaaaacaaatatcagaATAAGCAGTGTTTCCCtattgtgtatgtgtcagtATTTTTTTATCCCCAAAAAACACTTGGCAGGCAGATATGAAGTGTATATGTGTAAATTATTATCAGACtgattttctgatattttacacaCTGAACGGTTGTTAACTCCAGTTGCTCATAGCTGGTTGCAGTCTTACTGTTTTAATTGGATAATTccagtttttttgtctgttaatTACTTGACACGCACACATACCAACACACCTGACTAAAGCAGTTTGATAAAGCAACTTTGAAAACAAATAGGCAATAAATGCAAACTAAAATAGTCCAAGTTCTTAGAATAGATTTAGGCTTTGGAGGATAGAGGATCCATTGTAGCTCAAACTGCCCTTAACTGCAAATTAGTGATTGAGCAAATCATATACAATCATAAGTTGGCAGTAATACAATAAGGCCGTTGAACCGATAGGTTAAACCCATGGATGTATGAAGAGGAagacttcccagcatgcagcgGGGCGTATGCCTGAAAAATACCCGTAGCATTGACGTTACTTCACCAGTAGGAGACAGCAGTGCATTGAACCGTGCCCAGCCTGCCCGAAAGGagaataataagaagaagaagaagcacgTCGCCGGTGGCGCGTCAGTTTTGAGTCTGTTGTGGACTTTCTCGAAACGGGAGACCTGATTCCTGAGTGAGTTCTAAATCGACGTTAACTTGTCGGCCTAACTGTTTTAGGCTGGATTAAACCCCGTCGGTGTAAGTCCTGTTTACTTTAAAGCTACTTTTAAGCTAACTAACGTCAGCGTTTGTCGCTCTATTGTCATTGTGGTTACCGACagactgtatatacagtacagtatatatatgtactaCATATATTGTTGGGTGAGCAAATGCGCCGTTAATGTTTAGCCTACTTTAAAACCGGGAAATATAACGAAGTGCGTGTTTTGTATTGTGCTTAGTATGTAACGTCAGGGCCGGATTTACCTCCTGAGGGACCACAGGGGTAAACATCCGTGGGTGGCCCCTGCTGTACATGTCACCCAGCACTctggagctgaaatgattaattgaataaCTGAATAGGTAATGGACTGAGAAAATCAGTTGGCAACAATTCTGATATTTGATTAATCACTTGAGTCAGTTTTTAAgcaaaaacgtaaaaaaaaaaaaaaaaatctttcaggGGACCTGGTGTTTATCTCTGTGACTCATGAGAGACAAACTGGGGCTGGTGTAACACTAGTATGAACAAAATACCTCAAGAGTTGAGTGTAACTAGTGAGCCTTAGAATGGACATATAACAATGTAAAATTTCTCTGTGTATAGTTAGTTTAGATAGTTGTATAATATAAGAGACACAAACTGGGGATACTGGTAAACGAAAGattaactgaaatgaaaaataatttcactctCGCCAAGCAAATATAAAGCACATAACATGAGGAAGGAAACGAGGCATGAGGGATATTGGCAAAAATATTGTTGATGTCATTATAAAGAACTGCAGCTGGATTGACAAGACAGAAATAAGGCCATAGTGCTTGTAGTGCAATATAGTAGTATTACATTGAGAGACCAATGTGTGCATCGAATCATACATGAATACAGATATGTGATAAACACTTGTCTTTTTGTGTTGGCTGGTAGTTGGAGGGCTGGCGGTGTTGTAGCAGTGACTGCAGGATGAGCAGCCCAGGACCAAGCAGCGGGACAAACAAATCAGTAGAACTCTTTGAAGAATTATGGAGACAGCTTGGCGAGTGCCACCAGAATGCACTTCAAGGTAACTGACCCCATGATGTACTGTGTGCATACATCAAGTGAATTTTCAATTTTCTTATCGGTTTGTGtcaaatactaaaataaaatgtactctGGGGTTTTATGCATCTGTTGCTGTTCTCAGAACTGGAGGCGAAAGTGAGCAAGTTGAAAAAGGAGCGCCGTTTGTGAGTATACTGTGTCactctgcttttaaaaataataatgatgaccCTAATAACGGAAGCATTTTTAACCCTAACTTCAGAATATTATTTGTGAATGTTTAAATGTAGTCTTGTTGCCATTATCTATCTAGGAGTGTTTTCTGtataagattaaaaaagaatACCTATAAATTTTCAAGAACAGGATTCAGCATtgttgttttgtccgaccaacaatAAAACCCAGAGATCTTTGGTTTAAAATTGGTTATgccaaagaaaagcatcaaatccgAGGAAATCTCATATACACTTTGTCTGCAACGTGTTATGGTCACAATGTCTTCTatgtcactttttgtttgtcactttctattttttcaccaataaaaaaacaaatctgaggAGCCAAGGACagcaaatatttgctgttttttgctTAAAATATATAACGATGGGTCAATTATAGAAATAATTTCTGTTGATCAATTGATCATTTGATCAATTAATCGTTGCAGCTAAGACTGTCATTGTTCTTGTTTTCTACAGAGATGCCCAGAGGCTTGGGTTGTTTTACAATCGCAACCAGCAACTGAAGGAACAAAACACAACCCTGCAGGACACCATCAGTCTCTTGGAGGAAAGGTAACATCCTCCCAGACAGGTTAAGTTGAAATCATATGAAACATAAAGGCAAGAAGCTATGTTCACTGTTTCCAGGCTCCGAGAAGGAGAGTGTGATCAATGTGCCATCTTAGAGGAGAACCTGAAAAAGGACCAGGACCAGAATCTGAGCCTCATCACCAAGCTGAGTGAGTTGTTCTTATTCTACTGTTTGATAGAGCAGTGGCTAACTACAGAGTAACACTACCTgttgtgagaaagaaagagagaacacacaGGTGAACCTCTTATAAAAAAGAGGACATcgaaaatattttgtttttgcagtaaCATTAACCTTCAGGACTGTGGTTTGTGGGTTAATGTGACATGTAATGTAGTTTCAGTAAACTGTTAATTAAGCCCTTAAATGGCATTTTATTTCCAATATACAGCCTATCAAGTTTTTCAGGCTTTCCTTTTTAGCGTCCTTAGTTCTAGAGATGGTTACATCAGTCTAGGTTTTGATCATCTGACTGTCATGGTGCCTAGAGGAAGCATCCTCCTGACTTTAGTGACCTTTTTGCTTATCCTTGGAGATATCTCAACATCTAGTGGATGGACTGGCAC
This DNA window, taken from Seriola aureovittata isolate HTS-2021-v1 ecotype China chromosome 20, ASM2101889v1, whole genome shotgun sequence, encodes the following:
- the fam168b gene encoding myelin-associated neurite-outgrowth inhibitor isoform X3, which codes for MNPVYSPAPTGVPFTNTKGIGYPAAGFPVGYAAAAPAYTPSVYAGANPAFPSGTVPPYSSSPNPYPAAVYPVRSSYPQQNPYAQALIPSQQQGTYYTQPLYAAAPPHVIHHTTVVQPNGMPAAMYAPPIPPPRPNGVAMGMVAGTTMAMSAGTLLTTPSPAPVAPHQVTMPTYRPPGTPSYSYVPPQW
- the fam168b gene encoding myelin-associated neurite-outgrowth inhibitor isoform X4, which gives rise to MNPVYSPAPTGVPFTNTKGIGYPAGFPVGYAAAAPAYTPSVYAGANPAFPSGTVPPYSSSPNPYPAAVYPVRSSYPQQNPYAQALIPSQQQGTYYTQPLYAAAPPHVIHHTTVVQPNGMPAAMYAPPIPPPRPNGVAMGMVAGTTMAMSAGTLLTTPSPAPVAPHQVTMPTYRPPGTPSYSYVPPQW
- the fam168b gene encoding myelin-associated neurite-outgrowth inhibitor isoform X2; translated protein: MNPVYSPAPTGVPFTNTKGIGYPAGFPVGYAAAAPAYTPSVYAGANPAFPSGYAPGTPFKMSCSPNTGTVPPYSSSPNPYPAAVYPVRSSYPQQNPYAQALIPSQQQGTYYTQPLYAAAPPHVIHHTTVVQPNGMPAAMYAPPIPPPRPNGVAMGMVAGTTMAMSAGTLLTTPSPAPVAPHQVTMPTYRPPGTPSYSYVPPQW
- the fam168b gene encoding myelin-associated neurite-outgrowth inhibitor isoform X1, translating into MNPVYSPAPTGVPFTNTKGIGYPAAGFPVGYAAAAPAYTPSVYAGANPAFPSGYAPGTPFKMSCSPNTGTVPPYSSSPNPYPAAVYPVRSSYPQQNPYAQALIPSQQQGTYYTQPLYAAAPPHVIHHTTVVQPNGMPAAMYAPPIPPPRPNGVAMGMVAGTTMAMSAGTLLTTPSPAPVAPHQVTMPTYRPPGTPSYSYVPPQW